The following are from one region of the Nocardioides marmotae genome:
- a CDS encoding cold-shock protein, whose product MAQGTVKWFNAEKGFGFIAQEDGGDDVFVHYSAIQTQGYKSLDENQKVEFDVTQGPKGPQAENVRPV is encoded by the coding sequence ATGGCTCAGGGCACTGTGAAGTGGTTCAACGCTGAGAAGGGCTTCGGCTTCATTGCGCAGGAGGACGGCGGCGACGACGTCTTCGTGCACTACTCCGCGATCCAGACCCAGGGCTACAAGTCCCTGGACGAGAACCAGAAGGTCGAGTTCGACGTCACCCAGGGCCCCAAGGGTCCCCAGGCTGAGAACGTCCGCCCCGTCTGA
- a CDS encoding MFS transporter, translating to MRHLAEDPPNRPRARLGRAAAAIAGSARNPDLRRAQLSFLAAWSAEWSFTVALGIVAYRDGGPTAVGLVGLLRMAPAAVLAPLLSPLADRGRRERVLVAVSLVRGIATGACAVVLALSGPIPLVYLLAVVSTMAATLYRPAHSALLPSLCRTGYELASANVVRGLLDSAASLIGPLLAAVLLGSTGVTSVFVLASVASIAAAGLVVGLKYDAPPRPAAEAPPPLLRSAVVGLRAVSRSPDLALIMGLAVVQTLTRGALTVLTVVIAIDLLDTGESGVGLLNAGLGAGAVLGSLGASLLVDTRRLGGWFAVGVALWGLPVALIAAVPQQAAALALLAFVGVGNALIDLGGFTLLGRIAPDDVLARVFGVLESLVALSMGVGALAASYLVEGAGVRVTLVAVGALCPLCAVLSWPRLRRMDGSLDIRDRDIATLREVPMLGALPLPSIEQLARGAGRLEVPAGQVVFRQGDLAEHYYVIESGRVEVVGDGTVITTLGPGEGFGEVALVRQVPRTATVRTLDEVHLQSLQADRFRAVVLGFPPSARDAGTTVDSMLTRYAPRGDTDA from the coding sequence GTGCGGCACCTGGCCGAGGACCCGCCGAACCGCCCCCGGGCGCGGCTGGGCCGCGCCGCCGCCGCGATCGCCGGCAGCGCCCGCAACCCCGACCTGCGGCGCGCGCAGCTCAGCTTCCTCGCGGCGTGGAGCGCCGAGTGGTCCTTCACGGTCGCGCTCGGGATCGTGGCCTACCGCGACGGCGGGCCGACCGCCGTGGGCCTGGTCGGGCTGCTGCGGATGGCGCCGGCGGCGGTGCTCGCGCCCCTGCTCTCGCCGCTGGCCGACCGCGGCCGCCGCGAGCGGGTGCTGGTCGCGGTCTCCCTGGTCCGCGGGATCGCGACCGGCGCGTGCGCCGTCGTGCTCGCGCTCTCCGGCCCCATCCCCCTCGTCTACCTGCTCGCGGTGGTCTCGACGATGGCCGCGACGCTCTACCGGCCGGCGCACTCGGCGCTGCTGCCCTCCCTGTGCCGCACGGGGTACGAGCTCGCCAGCGCCAACGTCGTCCGGGGGCTGCTGGACTCGGCCGCCTCGCTGATCGGCCCGCTCCTGGCCGCCGTCCTGCTCGGCTCGACCGGCGTGACGTCGGTGTTCGTGCTGGCCTCGGTCGCCTCCATCGCCGCGGCGGGGCTGGTCGTCGGCCTGAAGTACGACGCGCCGCCGCGGCCGGCGGCCGAGGCGCCCCCGCCGCTGCTCCGGTCCGCGGTGGTGGGCCTGCGCGCGGTCTCCCGCAGCCCCGACCTCGCGCTGATCATGGGGCTGGCGGTCGTGCAGACCCTGACCCGGGGCGCGCTGACGGTGCTCACCGTGGTCATCGCCATCGACCTGCTGGACACCGGCGAGTCCGGGGTCGGCCTGCTCAACGCCGGCCTCGGCGCCGGCGCCGTGCTGGGCTCGCTGGGGGCCTCGCTGCTCGTCGACACCCGGCGCCTCGGCGGCTGGTTCGCCGTCGGCGTCGCACTGTGGGGGCTCCCGGTCGCGCTCATCGCCGCCGTACCGCAGCAGGCCGCGGCCCTCGCGCTCCTCGCGTTCGTCGGGGTCGGCAACGCCCTGATCGACCTCGGCGGGTTCACCCTGCTCGGGCGGATCGCGCCCGACGACGTCCTGGCCCGTGTCTTCGGCGTGCTGGAGAGCCTCGTCGCGCTGTCGATGGGGGTGGGCGCGCTGGCCGCGTCGTACCTCGTGGAGGGCGCGGGCGTCCGGGTCACCCTCGTGGCCGTCGGGGCGCTGTGCCCGCTGTGCGCGGTGCTGTCCTGGCCGCGGCTGCGGCGCATGGACGGCTCGCTCGACATCCGCGACCGCGACATCGCGACGCTGCGGGAGGTCCCGATGCTCGGCGCACTGCCCCTGCCCTCCATCGAGCAGCTGGCTCGCGGCGCGGGGCGGCTCGAGGTCCCCGCCGGGCAGGTGGTCTTCCGCCAGGGCGACCTGGCCGAGCACTACTACGTCATCGAGTCCGGCCGGGTCGAGGTCGTCGGCGACGGCACGGTGATCACCACCCTCGGCCCGGGCGAGGGGTTCGGCGAGGTCGCCCTGGTGCGGCAGGTCCCCCGCACCGCCACGGTCCGCACCCTCGACGAGGTCCACCTGCAGTCCCTGCAGGCCGACCGGTTCCGCGCCGTCGTCCTCGGCTTCCCGCCGAGCGCCCGGGACGCGGGCACGACGGTCGACTCCATGCTCACCCGCTACGCCCCCCGAGGAGACACCGATGCCTAG
- a CDS encoding DUF2652 domain-containing protein → MPRSQSTPVRRSLLLIADIGGYTDYMRTHRLSLAHAEVNMARLLDRVVDAAPGFDLVEIEGDAAFMSRPAAGMTEADLVRATLEVAAAMHQAFHVERRYVGSNLCPCRGCTEVDRLRLKFVAHVGEVATQTIRQRQKLVGIDVIQVHRMLKNAVEIPEYVLLSDDLHRLAGATSPPLGTPIDQDLEGIGPTRAFAVDVSDLPATAALPSPDPTLRSRLRRTLAVAGAGTPYLVGLRRPRGAAR, encoded by the coding sequence ATGCCTAGATCTCAATCGACGCCCGTCCGGCGGTCCTTGCTGCTCATCGCCGACATCGGCGGCTACACCGACTACATGCGCACCCACCGGCTGAGCCTGGCCCACGCCGAGGTGAACATGGCGAGGCTGCTCGACCGGGTCGTCGACGCGGCGCCCGGCTTCGACCTCGTCGAGATCGAGGGCGACGCCGCCTTCATGTCGCGTCCCGCCGCCGGGATGACCGAGGCCGACCTGGTCCGCGCCACGCTCGAGGTCGCGGCGGCGATGCACCAGGCCTTCCACGTCGAGCGGCGGTACGTCGGCTCGAACCTGTGCCCCTGCCGGGGCTGCACGGAGGTCGACCGGCTGCGGCTGAAGTTCGTCGCCCACGTCGGCGAGGTCGCGACCCAGACGATCCGCCAGCGGCAGAAGCTGGTCGGCATCGACGTCATCCAGGTCCACCGGATGCTCAAGAACGCGGTCGAGATCCCGGAGTACGTCCTGCTCTCCGACGACCTCCACCGGCTCGCCGGCGCCACCTCCCCGCCCCTCGGGACGCCGATCGACCAGGACCTCGAGGGCATCGGCCCGACCCGCGCCTTCGCCGTCGACGTCTCCGACCTCCCGGCCACCGCGGCGCTGCCGTCACCCGACCCGACCCTGCGCTCCCGGCTGCGCCGGACCCTGGCCGTGGCGGGGGCGGGTACGCCGTACCTCGTCGGCCTCCGGCGGCCCCGCGGGGCCGCGCGGTAG
- a CDS encoding helicase: protein MLDVPYGTQVDGATWHPAVRTHLYVGRALPAHLAPYAPGPHTLGRFIENTLNPGDPTPAPEPTDALEPRRIQFEAADAIAERAAAGGRQFLLADEPGVGKTISAVLGATAVGDLRGASRVLVVADRPAAITIGHWCRTITALGDGGLEWVVITWDRLDKVADHTWDVIIADEAHALRRTTTKRWKLWARISGHGRPHDQAPFVIATTATPGHTPLELPYLAPAYAQVLGEPMREWTSATQPGATFAAALERHGVAVEQGRYGATWTTDPARRAADLKLVRGWLADERPPAMLHRAAPWGPVPISGMPVALTPAERTAYEAEWGEFCREMDIARRGRNVAKGRAALLRFRQKAGLIRVDSTVAWIAQQVEAERQVACSVEFVATAADPIADRLRDSGIEVATIYGRDRFDVEAERLRFQTGEAKVCVFTTVASISLHAGETLADGRRASADPRVGVFHQARFSGIAGRQVTGRTHRDHQVSPWHIAYAEGTVEEQVGKVMVERIAAASDTVGSDTTGLADLAELLGADWLPATTLTEDGA from the coding sequence GTGCTCGACGTGCCGTACGGCACCCAGGTCGACGGCGCCACCTGGCACCCCGCGGTGCGGACCCACCTGTACGTCGGGCGAGCGCTGCCCGCGCACCTCGCGCCGTACGCCCCGGGGCCGCACACGCTCGGCCGGTTCATCGAGAACACCCTCAACCCCGGCGACCCCACACCCGCCCCGGAGCCGACCGACGCGCTCGAGCCGCGGCGGATCCAGTTCGAGGCGGCCGACGCGATCGCGGAGCGCGCCGCGGCGGGCGGACGGCAGTTCCTGCTGGCCGACGAGCCCGGCGTGGGCAAGACGATCTCCGCGGTCCTCGGCGCGACGGCGGTCGGCGACCTCCGCGGCGCGAGCCGGGTGCTCGTCGTGGCCGACCGGCCCGCCGCGATCACCATCGGCCACTGGTGCCGCACGATCACCGCGCTCGGCGACGGCGGGCTGGAGTGGGTGGTCATCACCTGGGACCGCCTGGACAAGGTCGCCGACCACACCTGGGACGTGATCATCGCCGACGAGGCCCACGCGCTGCGCCGGACGACCACCAAGCGGTGGAAGCTGTGGGCGCGGATCTCGGGGCACGGCCGCCCGCACGACCAGGCGCCGTTCGTCATCGCGACCACCGCGACCCCCGGGCACACGCCGCTGGAACTGCCCTACCTCGCGCCCGCCTACGCGCAGGTCCTCGGCGAGCCGATGCGGGAGTGGACCTCGGCGACGCAGCCGGGGGCGACGTTCGCCGCCGCGCTGGAGCGCCACGGCGTCGCGGTGGAGCAGGGCCGGTACGGCGCCACCTGGACCACCGACCCCGCCCGACGGGCCGCGGACCTCAAGCTCGTGCGCGGCTGGCTCGCCGACGAGCGGCCCCCGGCGATGCTGCACCGCGCCGCCCCGTGGGGGCCGGTCCCGATCTCCGGCATGCCGGTGGCGCTCACGCCGGCCGAGCGGACCGCCTACGAGGCCGAGTGGGGCGAGTTCTGCCGCGAGATGGACATCGCCCGCCGCGGCCGCAACGTCGCGAAGGGCCGGGCCGCGCTGCTGCGCTTCCGGCAGAAGGCCGGGCTGATCCGGGTCGACTCCACCGTCGCCTGGATCGCCCAGCAGGTCGAGGCCGAGCGGCAGGTGGCGTGCTCGGTGGAGTTCGTCGCGACCGCCGCCGACCCCATCGCCGACCGGCTGCGCGACTCCGGGATCGAGGTCGCCACGATCTACGGCCGCGACCGGTTCGACGTCGAGGCCGAGCGGCTCCGGTTCCAGACCGGCGAGGCGAAGGTCTGCGTCTTCACCACGGTCGCCTCGATCAGCCTGCACGCCGGGGAGACCCTCGCCGACGGCCGCCGGGCGAGCGCCGACCCGCGGGTCGGGGTCTTCCACCAGGCGCGCTTCTCCGGCATCGCCGGGCGGCAGGTGACCGGCCGCACCCACCGCGACCACCAGGTCTCGCCGTGGCACATCGCCTACGCCGAGGGCACGGTCGAGGAGCAGGTCGGCAAGGTGATGGTCGAGCGGATCGCCGCGGCCTCCGACACGGTCGGCAGCGACACCACCGGCCTCGCCGACCTCGCGGAGCTGCTCGGCGCCGACTGGCTGCCCGCCACGACGCTGACCGAGGACGGCGCCTGA
- a CDS encoding GNAT family N-acetyltransferase — protein MAGGATGDDRVVLETERLLLRPWRVEEASVRRELWIERDPRVPPHRRIDADGHPTLAELEEAIRADEPSSLQLLAVELKAGSDPIGYCGLVQGAHGPELAFELLRRSWGQGYATEASWAVLDRARSAGHERLWASVWDWNTASRRVLAKVGFIETAREETVHGTNLVMTRPL, from the coding sequence GTGGCAGGAGGAGCAACCGGGGACGACCGGGTCGTGCTCGAGACCGAGCGCCTGCTGCTCAGGCCGTGGCGGGTGGAGGAGGCCTCGGTCCGGCGGGAGCTGTGGATCGAACGCGATCCCCGCGTGCCACCGCACCGCCGCATCGACGCGGACGGACACCCCACGCTCGCGGAGCTCGAGGAGGCGATCCGCGCCGACGAGCCGTCGTCGCTCCAGCTGCTGGCGGTGGAGCTGAAGGCTGGTAGCGACCCCATCGGCTACTGCGGCCTGGTGCAAGGCGCGCACGGACCGGAGCTGGCCTTCGAGCTCCTGCGTCGGTCCTGGGGACAGGGCTACGCGACCGAGGCGTCCTGGGCGGTGCTGGACCGGGCGAGGTCTGCCGGGCACGAGCGGTTGTGGGCCTCCGTCTGGGACTGGAACACCGCTTCTCGACGCGTCCTGGCGAAGGTGGGATTCATCGAGACGGCCCGTGAGGAGACCGTCCACGGGACCAACCTGGTGATGACGAGACCGCTCTGA
- a CDS encoding class II glutamine amidotransferase, translating to MTSGGTMCRLFGMHAGRTPRRATFWLLSAPDSLAEQSHRMPDGTGLGVFGPDGHPVLDKQPLAAFEDRAFATEAKDLASTTFVAHVRYATTGPVQPENTHPFEQDGRLFAHNGVVEDLDRLEDRLRDLDAMSLVQGQTDSERVFALISAEARRNGGDVGAAITAALSWIAANLTLYAVNIILVTPTDLWAVRYPDTHELHVLEVSGRDGLDALSHGTSRISTRSEELAGLRSVVIASEPMTDDPGWRLLDSGEVLHVGPDLDVHSSRPLPAHPAHLKAIDDLERDTALAQHPGGHEGLAAGH from the coding sequence ATGACCTCGGGAGGAACCATGTGCCGGTTGTTCGGGATGCACGCGGGGCGCACGCCGCGACGAGCGACGTTCTGGCTGCTGAGTGCTCCGGACAGCTTGGCCGAGCAGAGCCACCGGATGCCCGACGGCACGGGACTGGGGGTGTTCGGACCCGACGGCCACCCTGTCCTGGACAAGCAGCCGCTGGCCGCCTTCGAGGACCGGGCGTTCGCCACCGAGGCCAAGGACCTCGCCAGCACCACCTTCGTGGCCCACGTGCGCTACGCGACCACCGGCCCTGTCCAGCCTGAGAACACCCATCCCTTCGAGCAGGACGGGCGCCTGTTCGCCCACAACGGCGTGGTGGAGGACCTGGACCGGCTCGAGGACCGCCTGCGGGACCTCGACGCGATGAGCCTGGTCCAGGGGCAGACCGACTCCGAGCGGGTGTTCGCGCTGATCAGCGCGGAGGCGCGCCGCAACGGAGGGGACGTCGGCGCCGCCATCACCGCTGCGCTGAGCTGGATCGCTGCGAACCTGACGCTGTACGCGGTCAACATCATCCTGGTCACCCCCACCGACCTGTGGGCGGTGCGCTACCCCGACACCCACGAGCTCCACGTGCTCGAGGTCTCCGGCCGCGACGGCCTCGACGCGCTCTCGCACGGCACCAGCCGGATCAGCACGCGCAGCGAGGAGCTCGCCGGGCTGCGCAGCGTGGTGATCGCCAGTGAGCCGATGACCGACGACCCCGGCTGGCGGCTGCTGGACTCCGGGGAGGTTCTCCACGTCGGCCCCGACCTGGACGTGCACAGCTCCCGCCCGTTGCCTGCGCATCCCGCCCACCTCAAGGCCATCGACGACCTCGAGCGGGACACGGCGCTCGCCCAGCATCCCGGTGGTCACGAGGGCCTGGCCGCAGGCCACTAG
- a CDS encoding GAP family protein — MLSVLALVVPLALAGAVSPVMLTEQTVLLAGRDGRRVAGCYAIGVGGTALAILSLLVLFGRSIALPEEPRLSASLDIVLGSLLVLIAAVLRYRRPRAPKPKKTRDHGLSPIPALGFGVFSMATNFTTLAVMVPVAKEVAAGHLDVPSRLVVICLVAAAMALPAWLPIAMTLVAPDPARRGLQALSDVIDKRGRLATVLLLAAVGLFLVGRGIVRVIGW, encoded by the coding sequence GTGCTCAGCGTCCTAGCGCTCGTGGTCCCCCTGGCCCTCGCGGGCGCTGTCAGCCCGGTCATGCTCACCGAGCAGACCGTGCTGCTGGCCGGGCGCGACGGACGCCGCGTCGCGGGGTGCTACGCCATCGGGGTCGGCGGAACGGCGCTGGCGATCCTGTCGCTCCTGGTCCTCTTCGGCCGCTCCATCGCCCTCCCTGAGGAGCCGAGGCTGAGCGCCTCCCTCGACATCGTCCTGGGGTCCCTGCTCGTCCTCATCGCTGCCGTGCTGCGGTACCGCCGGCCGCGGGCTCCGAAGCCGAAGAAGACCCGCGACCACGGGCTCAGCCCGATCCCAGCGCTGGGCTTCGGTGTGTTCTCGATGGCGACGAACTTCACGACGCTGGCGGTCATGGTCCCCGTGGCCAAGGAGGTCGCCGCCGGTCATCTCGACGTTCCCTCGCGCCTGGTCGTGATCTGCCTCGTGGCCGCCGCCATGGCGTTGCCGGCGTGGCTGCCCATCGCGATGACGCTGGTGGCGCCCGACCCTGCGCGCCGCGGTCTGCAGGCGCTGTCCGACGTCATCGACAAGCGGGGTCGACTGGCGACGGTGCTGCTGCTGGCCGCGGTGGGACTGTTCCTGGTGGGCCGCGGGATCGTGCGGGTGATCGGCTGGTGA
- a CDS encoding reverse transcriptase family protein: protein MRADLARALAAGFLAGEWTRPGLVESGSVVLGRRPRWLAPLARQTIDLYPRPPHDRPRELAASISARPAAAKAAGVRPLVQPVSPTRMMTNRWRLPVLDGLGDLADLLGLTSSELDWFADPRHLARTAADGRLQHYLVSHRVAASGGIRVLEAPKRRLKGIQRVLLDEVASLIPPHDAARGFRPGGSVRSYAAPHAGRPVVVRLDLEAFFASVTVSRIYGLWRSAGYPEPVAHCLAGLTTTVLPHAAWRAVPRPADDDLLDAHWRLGRRLAAPHLPQGAPTSPAMANLAAFGLDVRLTALAESWGGRYTRYADDLAFSGARSWGTGTSRLLEVIEEIVRDEGFRLNTRKTGVMPRAGRQALGGLVVNEQPRVARREVDLLRAILHNCRRHGPSTQNRDGVPAYEQHLRGRIAWVAQHDPVRGARLLTEHEAIDWTR, encoded by the coding sequence GTGAGAGCCGACCTGGCCCGGGCGCTGGCGGCCGGCTTCCTCGCTGGGGAGTGGACGCGGCCCGGGCTCGTGGAGAGCGGGTCGGTGGTCCTCGGCCGTCGCCCCCGCTGGCTGGCTCCCCTCGCGCGGCAGACGATCGACCTCTACCCCCGGCCGCCCCACGACCGGCCTCGAGAGCTGGCCGCCAGCATCAGCGCCCGGCCGGCTGCCGCGAAGGCCGCGGGCGTCCGGCCGCTGGTGCAGCCCGTGTCCCCCACCCGGATGATGACCAACCGCTGGCGGTTGCCGGTGCTCGATGGGCTCGGCGACCTCGCCGACCTCCTGGGCCTCACCTCCTCCGAGCTCGACTGGTTCGCTGACCCCCGACACCTGGCGCGTACGGCTGCGGACGGGCGTCTCCAGCACTACCTGGTCAGCCACCGGGTGGCCGCCAGCGGGGGGATCCGCGTGCTCGAGGCACCCAAGCGGCGTCTCAAGGGCATCCAGCGGGTCCTCCTCGACGAGGTCGCGTCGCTGATCCCGCCCCACGACGCTGCGCGCGGGTTCCGTCCCGGGGGCTCGGTGCGGTCCTATGCCGCGCCACATGCGGGCAGACCCGTCGTGGTGCGCCTCGATCTCGAAGCCTTCTTCGCGAGCGTCACCGTGTCGCGGATCTACGGCCTGTGGCGTTCGGCGGGCTACCCCGAGCCGGTCGCGCACTGCCTGGCCGGGTTGACGACGACTGTCCTGCCGCACGCGGCGTGGCGGGCCGTCCCGCGCCCCGCCGACGACGACCTCCTGGACGCGCACTGGCGGCTGGGACGCCGGCTGGCCGCACCCCACCTGCCCCAGGGCGCCCCGACCTCACCGGCGATGGCGAACCTCGCGGCGTTCGGACTCGACGTACGCCTCACCGCGTTGGCCGAGTCGTGGGGCGGCCGGTACACCCGCTACGCCGACGACCTCGCCTTCTCGGGCGCGAGGAGCTGGGGAACCGGGACGTCGCGGCTGCTCGAGGTCATCGAGGAGATCGTGCGGGACGAGGGGTTCCGGCTCAACACGCGCAAGACCGGCGTCATGCCTCGTGCCGGACGCCAGGCCCTCGGCGGTCTCGTCGTGAACGAACAGCCACGTGTCGCACGCCGTGAGGTCGACCTGCTCCGCGCGATCCTGCACAACTGCCGCCGACACGGACCGAGCACTCAGAACCGCGACGGGGTGCCCGCCTACGAGCAGCACCTGCGCGGGCGGATCGCGTGGGTGGCCCAGCACGACCCCGTCCGCGGCGCCCGGCTGCTAACGGAGCACGAGGCCATCGACTGGACCCGGTGA
- a CDS encoding helix-turn-helix transcriptional regulator produces the protein MVKPTSITNSMRDLRAARGGLTQAELARRVGATRQTIIAIEQGRYSPSLEMAFQIAAVLGVPITEVFHHPSNEEDPR, from the coding sequence GTGGTGAAGCCCACCAGCATCACCAACTCCATGCGGGACCTGCGGGCTGCCCGGGGAGGGTTGACGCAGGCCGAGCTCGCCCGGCGGGTCGGCGCCACCCGACAGACCATCATCGCCATCGAGCAGGGCCGCTACTCGCCCTCTCTCGAGATGGCCTTCCAGATCGCCGCGGTCCTCGGCGTCCCCATCACCGAGGTCTTCCACCACCCCAGCAACGAGGAGGACCCCCGATGA
- a CDS encoding NAD(P)-dependent alcohol dehydrogenase: MTSRGVPEPRDDEVLVHVEAAGVDPGVWHVVTGLPYGVRLGFGLRRPRNPVPGLDLAGVVVSVGRGVRDFAPGDAVFGTGRGSYAEYAVAAAGKLAPLPACLTFEEAAAVPISGQTALAAIRKARGVAGKRVMVIGAGGGVGTFAVQIAKAQGAHVTAACSAAKVDYVRSLGADGVIDYTRSDPTCAGEFDVVIDTAGNRPLTRLRRALSPRGVLVVVGGEAGDGILLQGFDRQLRALLWSPLVRQRLVPLMATQNSADLRVLAGLIEAGGVKPVVDRVFPLHEVAAALEHISGGHARAKTVISLT; the protein is encoded by the coding sequence GTGACCTCCCGGGGAGTCCCGGAGCCGCGCGACGACGAGGTCCTGGTCCACGTCGAGGCCGCCGGGGTCGACCCGGGCGTGTGGCACGTCGTCACGGGGTTGCCGTACGGGGTGCGCCTCGGCTTCGGCCTGCGCAGGCCGAGGAACCCCGTGCCAGGTCTCGACCTGGCCGGGGTGGTGGTCTCCGTGGGACGCGGCGTGCGCGACTTCGCCCCCGGCGACGCCGTCTTCGGTACCGGGCGTGGCAGCTACGCCGAGTACGCCGTGGCCGCGGCCGGGAAGCTGGCACCACTGCCGGCGTGCCTGACCTTCGAGGAGGCGGCAGCCGTGCCCATCTCGGGACAGACCGCCCTCGCCGCCATCAGGAAGGCCCGCGGTGTCGCCGGCAAGCGGGTCATGGTGATCGGGGCAGGCGGAGGCGTGGGGACCTTCGCGGTGCAGATCGCCAAGGCCCAGGGCGCACACGTCACCGCGGCCTGCAGCGCCGCCAAGGTCGACTACGTACGGTCCCTCGGGGCCGACGGCGTCATCGACTACACGCGGTCCGACCCCACCTGCGCAGGCGAGTTCGACGTCGTGATCGACACGGCCGGCAACCGGCCACTCACCCGGCTGCGTCGAGCTCTGAGCCCCCGCGGCGTGCTGGTCGTGGTCGGCGGCGAAGCAGGCGACGGCATCCTGCTCCAGGGCTTCGACCGCCAGCTGCGGGCCCTCCTGTGGTCACCCCTGGTCCGTCAACGCCTCGTGCCGCTGATGGCCACGCAGAACAGCGCAGATCTCCGAGTCCTGGCCGGGCTCATCGAGGCCGGCGGCGTCAAGCCTGTGGTGGACCGGGTCTTCCCCCTGCACGAGGTCGCGGCGGCCCTCGAGCACATCAGTGGTGGCCACGCCCGGGCGAAGACCGTCATCAGCCTGACCTAG
- the bla gene encoding class A beta-lactamase, producing the protein MRTCPLPLRAGGAGRNDRSHASGGTVIRLTIAVAAVLLLVACSSGSEPTPEPSSEPSSGPTPSSPSSSAPAVAAAPIDRRLAALEERYDARVGVSLLDTGDGAAYSYRGDQRFGFASSVKVLVAAELLRRTGSAERAELVRWTQDDVDAAGYSPVTEAHVDRGLPLLRLAEAAVRESDNTATNLVLERLDGPAGLTRGLLGRGDTTTVLADDEPGLNEVSPGSPANTTTPDAFVADLRALLGPEWLTDADRRLLLGWMSGNPGGDPLIRAGAPAGWRVAQKSGGAGPVRNDVAVLTPPDGRAPVLLAVLTTRLDPSAPYDDALVADAAEVALGALEAS; encoded by the coding sequence GTGCGCACCTGTCCCCTTCCGCTGCGGGCGGGCGGGGCGGGCCGCAACGACCGTTCACACGCCTCGGGAGGAACCGTCATCCGGCTCACCATCGCCGTCGCCGCCGTCCTGCTGCTGGTGGCCTGCAGCAGCGGGTCCGAGCCCACGCCGGAGCCGTCGTCGGAACCATCGTCGGGCCCGACCCCGTCGTCGCCGTCGTCCTCCGCGCCCGCCGTGGCCGCGGCTCCGATCGACCGGCGGCTGGCCGCGCTCGAGGAGCGGTACGACGCGCGGGTCGGCGTGAGCCTGCTCGACACGGGCGACGGCGCGGCGTACTCCTATCGCGGCGACCAGCGGTTCGGGTTCGCCTCCAGCGTCAAGGTGCTCGTGGCGGCCGAGCTGCTGCGACGCACGGGTTCGGCCGAGCGCGCCGAGCTGGTGCGGTGGACCCAGGACGACGTCGACGCGGCCGGGTACTCCCCCGTCACGGAGGCCCACGTCGACCGCGGGCTCCCGCTGCTCCGGCTCGCCGAGGCGGCCGTGCGCGAGAGCGACAACACCGCGACCAACCTGGTGCTGGAGCGCCTCGACGGCCCGGCCGGCCTCACCCGGGGGCTGCTTGGCCGCGGCGACACCACGACCGTGCTGGCCGACGACGAGCCGGGCCTCAACGAGGTGTCGCCCGGCAGCCCGGCCAACACCACCACGCCGGACGCCTTCGTCGCCGACCTCCGCGCCCTGCTCGGACCGGAGTGGCTGACCGACGCCGACCGCCGCCTGCTCCTGGGCTGGATGAGCGGCAACCCCGGCGGGGACCCGCTCATCCGGGCCGGCGCCCCCGCCGGCTGGCGGGTCGCGCAGAAGTCCGGCGGCGCCGGCCCCGTCCGGAACGACGTCGCGGTCCTCACGCCACCCGATGGTCGCGCGCCCGTGCTCCTCGCCGTCCTCACCACCCGCCTCGACCCCAGCGCGCCGTACGACGACGCGCTGGTCGCCGACGCCGCCGAGGTTGCGCTGGGAGCGCTCGAGGCGAGCTGA
- a CDS encoding class I SAM-dependent methyltransferase, whose translation MTDVFSEKLAAWRDYTETPWARIRYGVVGAVLRRQTEHLGEQIRVLDVGGGDGMDALPLALAGHDVTIVDPSAEWLAEADRRAAAAGTSVATIRGGLDDLPAGQWDLVMCHFVLRYRSGGDDDVAALASRVRPGGRLSIMDVNPDGRVLRELLNGGPAAALAELQAERATVETFQTDARKVSVDAIASEATEAGMTPVGIYGNRIANDLLVDNTSKHDPAFFEELLALELELCDREPFNRVGFAWQLVLQR comes from the coding sequence GTGACTGACGTGTTCAGTGAGAAGCTGGCGGCCTGGCGCGACTACACCGAGACGCCGTGGGCGCGGATCCGGTACGGCGTCGTCGGCGCTGTCCTGCGCCGACAGACCGAGCACCTCGGTGAGCAGATCCGCGTCCTCGATGTCGGCGGTGGCGACGGCATGGACGCACTGCCGCTCGCGCTGGCGGGGCACGACGTGACCATCGTCGATCCCTCCGCGGAGTGGCTCGCTGAAGCCGATCGTCGAGCAGCAGCCGCGGGCACCAGCGTCGCGACGATCCGAGGTGGCCTCGATGACCTGCCAGCCGGTCAGTGGGACCTGGTGATGTGTCACTTCGTGCTGCGCTACCGCAGTGGCGGCGACGACGACGTCGCCGCCCTCGCGAGTCGCGTCCGTCCCGGCGGGCGGCTCTCGATCATGGACGTCAACCCCGACGGCCGCGTCCTTCGCGAGCTGCTGAACGGAGGCCCCGCTGCAGCACTCGCCGAGCTGCAGGCCGAGCGAGCCACGGTCGAGACGTTCCAGACCGACGCCCGGAAGGTCAGCGTCGACGCCATCGCGAGCGAAGCAACCGAGGCGGGCATGACACCCGTCGGGATCTACGGCAACCGGATCGCGAACGACCTGCTCGTCGACAACACCTCCAAGCACGACCCAGCCTTCTTCGAGGAGCTGCTCGCGCTCGAGCTGGAGCTCTGCGACCGAGAACCCTTCAACCGCGTGGGGTTCGCCTGGCAGCTGGTGCTGCAGCGCTGA